From Arcobacter sp. CECT 8986, a single genomic window includes:
- a CDS encoding L-lactate MFS transporter, whose translation MKKNRWLMALAAVGVHICIGSVYAWSVYVTPIQKQMNWDLTDVTIAFSIAIFFLGLSAALMGKFVEKNGPRVSATIAAFAFGIGTAGSGLAILMESKLLLYFFYGVLGGCGLGIGYISPVSTLVKWFPDKRGMATGLAIMGFGFASAISGPAIKLLIGSVGISNTFFILGAVYFVIMFVSAMYLQKPKEGYMPKKFKKKLESGKKKIKEDLSSMGLDEAVRTPRFYGLWIMLFLNITCGIAIIGVASPLLQEIMGMSALAAAAAVGLMGVFNGAGRIFWASISDFLTRPVVYVIFFVTQAIAFYALPNIKELLLFQVILYFIMSCYGGGFASIPAYIGDIFGTKELGAIHGYILTAWAAAGLVGPLIISNVKDVTGSYSQTLYVFAGFFCVAFIVSILMLQNIRKLRKQKQ comes from the coding sequence ATGAAAAAAAATCGTTGGCTAATGGCGCTTGCTGCTGTTGGTGTGCATATATGTATAGGCTCTGTTTATGCATGGAGTGTATATGTTACACCTATTCAAAAACAGATGAATTGGGATTTGACTGATGTTACTATTGCATTTAGTATTGCAATATTTTTCTTAGGTCTATCAGCTGCTTTAATGGGAAAATTTGTAGAGAAAAATGGTCCAAGAGTTTCTGCTACAATTGCTGCATTTGCATTTGGAATTGGAACTGCTGGTTCTGGTCTTGCAATCTTAATGGAATCAAAACTTTTACTTTACTTTTTTTATGGTGTATTAGGTGGATGTGGATTAGGAATCGGATATATCTCACCTGTATCTACTTTAGTAAAGTGGTTTCCAGATAAAAGAGGAATGGCAACTGGATTAGCTATTATGGGATTTGGATTTGCATCTGCAATTTCTGGACCTGCAATTAAACTTTTAATTGGTTCTGTTGGTATTTCAAATACATTTTTTATTTTAGGTGCAGTATATTTTGTAATTATGTTTGTTTCTGCAATGTATTTACAAAAGCCAAAAGAGGGTTATATGCCTAAAAAATTTAAGAAAAAATTAGAATCTGGCAAAAAGAAAATCAAAGAAGATTTATCAAGTATGGGATTAGATGAAGCAGTAAGAACACCAAGATTTTATGGCTTATGGATTATGCTATTTTTAAATATTACTTGTGGAATAGCAATAATTGGAGTAGCTTCACCTCTATTACAAGAAATTATGGGAATGAGTGCACTAGCAGCAGCTGCAGCTGTTGGACTAATGGGAGTTTTTAATGGTGCAGGTAGAATTTTTTGGGCAAGTATTTCAGATTTTTTAACTAGACCTGTTGTTTATGTTATATTTTTTGTAACTCAAGCAATAGCTTTTTATGCTTTACCAAATATAAAAGAACTTTTACTTTTCCAAGTTATTTTATACTTTATAATGAGTTGTTATGGTGGAGGTTTTGCTTCAATTCCTGCTTATATTGGAGATATCTTTGGAACTAAAGAGTTAGGTGCAATTCATGGATATATTTTAACTGCATGGGCAGCAGCTGGATTAGTTGGTCCTTTAATTATCTCAAATGTTAAAGATGTAACAGGAAGTTATTCTCAAACACTTTATGTTTTTGCAGGTTTTTTCTGTGTGGCATTTATTGTTTCTATTTTGATGCTACAAAATATAAGAAAATTAAGAAAACAAAAACAGTAA
- the sstT gene encoding serine/threonine transporter SstT, with amino-acid sequence MRKDSLAYKFFNGNLVLQILIGIVLGVLAGYVSKDFANAVSILGTLFVGALKAIAPILVFVLVSTAIATKEMGVQTKIKPIIILYLIGTFLAALTAVVASFIFPIALVLPDAANVVTTPPDSVISVLKSVLFNMVDNPIHALQTGNFIGILVWAIAIGVAMHYSNEDTKNVFFDISTGITKIVQFIIRLAPFGIFGLVANTFAKTGFDALFSYGRILLLLVGTMLFIAFIINPIIVFIKTKSNPFPLIFTCIKESAVTAFFTRSSAANIPVNMNLCKKLNLDENTYSVSIPLGATTNMAGAAVTITVLTLAAVHTLQIPVDLPTALLLSIVSALAACGASGVAGGSLLLIPLACSLFGISNDVALQVVAIGFVIGVVQDSLETALNSSTDVIFTASCASKE; translated from the coding sequence ATGCGTAAAGATAGTTTAGCTTACAAGTTTTTTAACGGTAATTTAGTATTACAAATTCTGATTGGAATTGTATTAGGTGTATTAGCAGGATATGTATCAAAAGATTTTGCAAATGCTGTTTCTATTTTAGGGACACTTTTTGTTGGTGCTTTAAAAGCAATAGCGCCTATTTTAGTTTTTGTTTTAGTATCTACAGCAATCGCAACAAAAGAGATGGGTGTACAAACTAAAATTAAACCTATAATTATTTTATATTTAATTGGTACGTTCTTAGCTGCATTAACAGCAGTTGTTGCAAGTTTTATTTTTCCAATTGCATTAGTTTTACCTGATGCTGCAAATGTTGTAACAACACCACCTGATAGCGTTATTTCAGTTTTAAAATCTGTTTTATTTAATATGGTTGACAATCCAATCCATGCTTTACAAACTGGAAACTTCATAGGAATTTTAGTTTGGGCTATCGCAATTGGTGTAGCCATGCACTATAGTAATGAAGACACAAAAAATGTATTTTTTGATATCTCAACAGGAATTACAAAAATTGTTCAATTTATTATTAGACTTGCTCCTTTTGGTATCTTTGGTTTGGTTGCAAACACATTTGCAAAAACTGGTTTCGATGCACTATTTAGTTACGGAAGAATTTTACTTTTATTAGTTGGAACTATGCTTTTTATCGCATTTATCATTAATCCTATTATTGTATTTATAAAAACAAAATCAAACCCTTTCCCTTTAATTTTTACTTGTATTAAAGAGAGTGCTGTAACTGCATTTTTCACAAGAAGTAGTGCTGCAAATATCCCTGTAAATATGAATTTATGTAAAAAATTAAATTTAGATGAAAATACTTATTCTGTATCTATTCCTTTAGGTGCAACTACAAATATGGCAGGTGCAGCTGTAACTATTACAGTGTTAACTTTAGCTGCTGTTCATACTTTACAAATTCCAGTTGATTTACCAACTGCACTTTTATTAAGTATTGTTTCTGCACTTGCAGCTTGTGGTGCTTCTGGTGTTGCTGGTGGTTCTTTATTATTAATTCCTTTAGCTTGTTCACTGTTTGGTATTTCAAATGATGTTGCTTTACAAGTTGTAGCAATTGGATTTGTAATTGGAGTTGTTCAAGACTCATTAGAAACTGCACTTAACTCTTCAACTGACGTAATTTTTACTGCTAGTTGTGCTTCAAAAGAGTAA
- a CDS encoding methionine ABC transporter ATP-binding protein, producing the protein MVEIKNLNKYYGDVKVLNNINLTIDKGDIFAIVGHSGAGKSTLLRCINGLEEYQEGSLVVNNHEVKNLKKKQLNEFRKKIGMIFQHFSLLQRKTVFENVALPMEIWGYDDSTIKKKVDDLLHLVGLSNKANSFPKELSGGQKQRVAIARALTLDPDILLSDEATSALDPNTTTSILNLLKKINQELNITIILVTHEMEVVKQIAQKALLLEFGNIIGLDVTEDLFLQPDEKMKHFLGEDEVVPNEGVNIKIYFPKDSAHQSLITSMARELDIDFNIVWGKLEEINTHIIGNIVINIEDSQKQLVCDYLKTKDINWEIL; encoded by the coding sequence TTGGTCGAAATTAAAAATCTGAATAAATACTATGGTGATGTAAAGGTTTTAAATAATATCAATTTAACTATTGATAAAGGTGATATCTTTGCAATTGTTGGACATAGTGGTGCAGGTAAATCTACTCTATTAAGATGCATAAATGGACTTGAAGAATATCAAGAAGGCTCATTAGTTGTAAATAATCATGAAGTAAAAAACTTAAAGAAAAAACAGTTAAATGAGTTTAGAAAAAAAATAGGTATGATATTTCAACACTTTTCTTTACTTCAAAGAAAAACAGTATTTGAAAATGTGGCTTTACCTATGGAAATTTGGGGTTATGATGATTCTACTATAAAGAAAAAAGTAGATGATTTATTACACTTAGTTGGTTTGTCAAACAAAGCAAATTCTTTTCCAAAAGAGCTAAGTGGTGGACAAAAACAAAGAGTTGCAATAGCAAGAGCTTTAACTTTAGACCCAGATATTTTACTAAGTGATGAGGCTACTTCAGCACTTGACCCAAATACTACAACTTCAATTTTAAATCTTTTAAAAAAGATTAATCAAGAGTTAAATATTACAATTATTTTAGTAACTCATGAAATGGAAGTAGTAAAACAAATTGCACAAAAAGCTTTACTTTTAGAGTTTGGTAATATCATTGGACTTGATGTTACAGAAGATTTGTTTTTACAACCTGACGAAAAAATGAAACACTTTTTAGGTGAAGATGAAGTTGTTCCAAATGAGGGTGTAAATATTAAAATATATTTTCCTAAAGATAGTGCTCACCAATCATTAATTACATCAATGGCAAGAGAACTTGATATTGATTTTAATATTGTTTGGGGAAAACTAGAAGAGATAAATACTCATATTATAGGAAATATTGTAATTAATATTGAAGATAGTCAAAAACAGTTAGTTTGTGATTATTTAAAAACTAAAGATATTAACTGGGAGATTTTATAA